Within Butyrivibrio fibrisolvens, the genomic segment GTCTTCACTATAGAACATTGAATATACAGGACTGCAAAGGATGATCCTTGCATTGGGACTTGCTTGTACGAGCAGATCCAGACCAACAGTCATTGCATTTATATAACAGGTTGTATCAGATTTTTTATCATCATTTACCAGAGCTTTGCCCTGAATAAAATCATTGATTCCATACTCTACGACATAGTAGTCTACGTCGGCTGGATCGAATAGGAAGGCTTCTGCCTTGGCATCCGGGAAGTTGTTGAAGAAGGTGTCGTCCATCTGCCCGTTAAGGAACTTGGCAGTATTAACAAAATTCATACTGGTATCATTGTCAGTTCCAAGAGCTGTAGTTGCTGTTACACCGCTGCATCCAAGATTGATAACATTGGCATCAGTACCTAGGAGAGATTCTACATAATACGAAATAGAAGTATTATCTTTCCTCCCAAGATCGAATTGATCATCTCCAAGAAATACTACTGTTGGAAGAGATGAATCGTAGTCGGCAGTAGTATTGGTGGTTGACTCAGTAGATGCATCTGATGTAGAGCTGGAAGAAGCGCTACTAGCAGATGAAGATGAATCCTTTGTTGAGAGATCAGATGTTGTAGCAGTAGAGGATTCATTAGAGAGAGCATCTGCCCTGGTGATAGTTCCGGATGTATCGACGCCGCTTTTGATAGTTGTATCTGTGCTGCATCCGGCAATAGTAAATGCTGTTATTAATATAGGTAATGTGAATTTAAATTTGTGTTTCATGATTGTGTACACGTCCTTTTTAGTTGGATTACTTAGGATTGCTGATTACTCTATCATATTATAGTTATTAATACTGGTGCCTGCAAATTGCAAATATCGTATAATGTTGCTATAATATTCTGTGTTTTTGCCTTCTGCTATATGAAGGCGTGTTATAAAATACTATTATAACTGATTCCTACGCGGATTAAGGAGAAAATTTGTATGTTAAACAATAAGACAATTCTTGTAACGGGTGGTACAGGATCATTTGGTCATCATTTTGTTGATTATGTTCTGGCTCATTATAAACCTAAAAAGATTATTATATATTCAAGAGATGAATTTAAACAGTTCAATATGCAGAATGAGTACAAAGAGTATAGCGATATTCTGCGTTTCTTCATTGGAGATGTCCGTGATGAGGCACGCCTTCATCGAGCTATGAAGGGTGTTGATTATGTGATCCATGCAGCTGCTCTTAAACAGGTTCCTGCTTGTGAATATAATCCTAATGAAGCAATCAAGACCAATATCAATGGTGCCATGAATGTTATCAATGCATGCCTTGATGAGGGTGTTGAGAAGGTTGTAGCTCTTTCTACAGACAAGTCAGTTAACCCTATTAACTTATATGGTGGTACCAAGCTTGTATCAGATAAGCTTTTCTGTGCTGCTAACGCATATTCAGGCGAGGGTGGCCCGAGATTCTCTGTAGTTAGATATGGTAATGTTGCAGGCTCTCGCGGATCTGTAATACCTTTCTTCCAGAATATTATTGATAATGGTGGAACAGAACTTCCTATAACAGATTTCCGTATGACACGTTTCTGGATCAGTCTTGAGCAGGGAGTTGAACTTGTTATCAAAGCACTTGAAGACAGTAAGGGCGGCGAAACATTTATCTCTAAGATCCCTTCTTTCAAGATCACGGATCTTGCTAAGGCTATGAAGCCTGACTGCGTGCTCAAGGAAGTTGGTATCAGAGAAGGTGAGAAGCTTCATGAGATCATGGTAACTGCAGAAGATTCTGCACGTACTTATGAGTATGAGAAGAATTATATAATCTATCCTCATTATAATTGGTGGAGCGATTCTATGATCGTCCCCGGTGGAAAGCTTGTAAAGCCTGGATTCGAGTATTCGTCAGGTAATAACGAAGTATTCCTTACAGTAGAAGAGCTTCAGGCTAAGCTAAAGACAGATCTTGATAAGCACTGATTTGGGTTTATAGGAGTCAAATGGATTTTGACTCCTTAATTACAATTTGATTTATAGCGTAAGTGGATATAAGGATTGGAGTTACTGATGCATATAGTATTATTATCAGGTGGAAGCGGTAAGCGCCTTTGGCCTCTTTCCAATGATGTTCGTTCTAAACAGTTTATAAAGATGTTCCATAAGGATGGAGCTGAGAATACAACAGATCCTGAGGATCTTGAATCTATGGTTCAGCGTGTATATCGCCAGATCAAGGAAGCTGATGATACTGCAGATGTTACCATAGCAACAAGCCGTCATCAGGTATCTGCCATAAGGAATCAGCTTGGTGACAAAGTGTCTGTATGCGTTGAACCCGCAAGACGTGATACTTTCCCTGCTATCGCTCTTGCAGCCAGTTTCCTTCACTATGAGAAGAATATCAGCAGGGATGATACTGTTATAGTATGTCCTGTAGATCCATATGTTGACAGAGAATATTTCGAGTGTTTCAAAGAGCTTGACAGGATGACAAGCCAGGGTACATATTCTCTTAATCTTATGGGCGCTGAGCCGACATATCCCAGTGAGAAGTATGGCTATATCATTCCTAATAGCAAAGATCATATGAGCAGTGTAAAGGAATTTAAAGAAAAGCCTGATGTAGAGACAGCTAAGAAGTATCTTGAAGAAGGCGCTCTTTGGAACTGCGGCGTATTTGCATTCAAGCTTGGATATCTTCTGGATAAGGCTCACGAATTGCTTGATTTTGAAGATTATAGGGATCTTTCTAAGCACTATGAGGATTCTAAGAAGATAAGTTTTGATTATGCTGTAGTTGAGCATGAATCTTCCATAGGAGTTGTAAGATATGACGGTCAGTGGAAGGATATCGGATCCTGGAATACATTTGCAGAAGAGATGCCTGATAAGATAATCGGCAATGCTCAGATGGATGATACCTGCGAAGACAGTAATATTGTAAATGAGCTTAATGTACCAATTCTTGGAATGGGTCTTAAACATATGATAATAGCTGCGTCTAATGATGGAATTCTTATATCTGATAAGACTCAGTCCAGCTATATCAAACCTTTCGTAGAGAAGATGGATCAGGATATCCGCTATGCAGAGAAGTCCTGGGGCAGCTTTACAGTAATAGATGTTCAGCCGGAAGCTATGACTATCCGTGTAGAGCTCAAGCCTTCACACAAGCTCAACTATCATAGTCACGAGCATAGAGATGAAGTATGGACTATCATGACAGGAGAAGGTGTTGTCATCCTTGATGGTAAGAGAAGGGATGTCTCTGAGGGAGATGTTATCAGGATGCCTGCAGGATGTAAGCATACTGTAATAGCCAAGACACATATGAAGATAATAGAAGTTCAGATGGGACATGAGATCTCTGTAGAAGATAAGATCAAGTATTCTTTTCCTGAATTTTAAGATTGTAATATAGACATCATTTTTTCTGGGTTACTAAGAGAGTAGGGATCTGTTCGATTTAACTTGTATTTATAATAATTTCTACTAGCGGGGACAAAATTTTGATGAATAAAACTAAACTGGTACCAATTGTTGGAAAAAAATAATACTTAGACCTATAACTCTAGATGATACAGATCTAATTGTGAAATGGAGAAATAATCCGTCTGTAGTGCAGAACTTTATTTTCAGAGAGAAATTCACCAGACAGATGCATGAGAATTGGATACACAATAAGGTTGAGACTGGTCAGGTGATCCAGTACATTGTCGAGGAGAAAAAGACAGAAAGGCCAATAGGTTCGGTTTACTTTAGAGATGTTAATGAACTGTATAATAGTGCTGAGTTTGGTATCTTTATCGGTGAAGATGATGCAAGAGGCAAAGGCTATGGTAAAGAGATTACATCATTATTCGTGAGATTTGGTTTTGAGACGCTTGGCCTTCATCGCATACAACTTCGGCTTGTTAAGGGGAATGCTGCAGCTGCAAGGACATATACCAGTGTCGGTTTTCAGAAGGAAGGCGAATTCAGGGATATGGTCAAGCTTGGTGACGAATATAGGACAGTTTTATTCATGTCAATTCTTGATACAGACAGTAGAGATTGATTAAAGATCATTTGAAAGTAGTTTTATAAGATAGTAATTGTATGAATTGTTTAGGAATAATATATTATAGTAGGTGCTTATAATTGTTTGATAATATGAGCGAGCAGGAAGCGAGGCAGCAGATTTTATCTGAGGTAAGAGCTTACTGTGACAGATTCCATTCACAAAAAGAATATGAGCATGGTGATAGGATACCTTATGCATCCCGTGTTTATGACCATGATGAGATGGTGAATCTTATAGATTCATCTCTTGATTTCTGGCTTACATCAGGAAGATATACGGATGAATTTGAAAGAAAACTTTCAGACTACCTTGGAGTTAGATTCTGTAGTCTGGTTGGTTCAGGTTCATCTGCTAACCTTCTTGCCTTTATGGCTCTTACATCACCTCTTCTTGGCGAGAGGCGTATAAACAGGGGAGATCAGGTGATAACTGTTGCTGCAGGTTTTCCTACGACTGTTACTCCTATGATCCAATACGGCGCTGTTCCTGTATTTGTGGATGTAACTATTCCTCAGTACAATATTGACATTACAAGGTTGGAAGAAGCTATGTCCGGGCGCACCAAGGCTGTCATGATAGCACATACACTTGGTAATCCCTTTGATTTAAGGGCTGTTAAAGCTTTTTGTGATAAAAATAATCTCTGGCTTATTGAAGATAACTGCGATGCTCTTGGCAGTGAATATGATATGGGGGATGGCAGTTATAGAAAGACAGGTACTATCGGTGATATAGGAACATCAAGTTTCTATCCGCCTCATCATATGACTATGGGAGAGGGCGGTGCTGTATATACAGACAATCCTCTTCTTAACAAGATAGTACGTTCTATGCGCGACTG encodes:
- the pseB gene encoding UDP-N-acetylglucosamine 4,6-dehydratase (inverting), which gives rise to MLNNKTILVTGGTGSFGHHFVDYVLAHYKPKKIIIYSRDEFKQFNMQNEYKEYSDILRFFIGDVRDEARLHRAMKGVDYVIHAAALKQVPACEYNPNEAIKTNINGAMNVINACLDEGVEKVVALSTDKSVNPINLYGGTKLVSDKLFCAANAYSGEGGPRFSVVRYGNVAGSRGSVIPFFQNIIDNGGTELPITDFRMTRFWISLEQGVELVIKALEDSKGGETFISKIPSFKITDLAKAMKPDCVLKEVGIREGEKLHEIMVTAEDSARTYEYEKNYIIYPHYNWWSDSMIVPGGKLVKPGFEYSSGNNEVFLTVEELQAKLKTDLDKH
- a CDS encoding SGNH/GDSL hydrolase family protein codes for the protein MKHKFKFTLPILITAFTIAGCSTDTTIKSGVDTSGTITRADALSNESSTATTSDLSTKDSSSSASSASSSSTSDASTESTTNTTADYDSSLPTVVFLGDDQFDLGRKDNTSISYYVESLLGTDANVINLGCSGVTATTALGTDNDTSMNFVNTAKFLNGQMDDTFFNNFPDAKAEAFLFDPADVDYYVVEYGINDFIQGKALVNDDKKSDTTCYINAMTVGLDLLVQASPNARIILCSPVYSMFYSEDGSTLGSGNTYSNAFGRYMDYCAGCTQLSPLHDSVSFDAFGSAIMNINDQTISDYMEDDGIHLSRAGRNTFAAVVAHMINKQLGLDNTEIEVAYNIDDYKLESEK
- the rfbH gene encoding lipopolysaccharide biosynthesis protein RfbH translates to MSEQEARQQILSEVRAYCDRFHSQKEYEHGDRIPYASRVYDHDEMVNLIDSSLDFWLTSGRYTDEFERKLSDYLGVRFCSLVGSGSSANLLAFMALTSPLLGERRINRGDQVITVAAGFPTTVTPMIQYGAVPVFVDVTIPQYNIDITRLEEAMSGRTKAVMIAHTLGNPFDLRAVKAFCDKNNLWLIEDNCDALGSEYDMGDGSYRKTGTIGDIGTSSFYPPHHMTMGEGGAVYTDNPLLNKIVRSMRDWGRDCVCAPGHDNMCGHRFDGIFGELPKGYDHKYVYSHFGYNLKATDMQAAVGCAQLDKLSSFVDKRRHNFKYLLMLLNDTADQLILPQAAEHSNPSWFGFAMTCREEERRNKLVPYLEQHGIQTRMLFAGNLLRHPCFDEMRDDKSGYRVIGSLDNTDKIMHDTFWIGVYPGMTDDMLEEMSKRIHEGLEL
- a CDS encoding sugar phosphate nucleotidyltransferase yields the protein MHIVLLSGGSGKRLWPLSNDVRSKQFIKMFHKDGAENTTDPEDLESMVQRVYRQIKEADDTADVTIATSRHQVSAIRNQLGDKVSVCVEPARRDTFPAIALAASFLHYEKNISRDDTVIVCPVDPYVDREYFECFKELDRMTSQGTYSLNLMGAEPTYPSEKYGYIIPNSKDHMSSVKEFKEKPDVETAKKYLEEGALWNCGVFAFKLGYLLDKAHELLDFEDYRDLSKHYEDSKKISFDYAVVEHESSIGVVRYDGQWKDIGSWNTFAEEMPDKIIGNAQMDDTCEDSNIVNELNVPILGMGLKHMIIAASNDGILISDKTQSSYIKPFVEKMDQDIRYAEKSWGSFTVIDVQPEAMTIRVELKPSHKLNYHSHEHRDEVWTIMTGEGVVILDGKRRDVSEGDVIRMPAGCKHTVIAKTHMKIIEVQMGHEISVEDKIKYSFPEF
- a CDS encoding GNAT family N-acetyltransferase — translated: MLRPITLDDTDLIVKWRNNPSVVQNFIFREKFTRQMHENWIHNKVETGQVIQYIVEEKKTERPIGSVYFRDVNELYNSAEFGIFIGEDDARGKGYGKEITSLFVRFGFETLGLHRIQLRLVKGNAAAARTYTSVGFQKEGEFRDMVKLGDEYRTVLFMSILDTDSRD